From the genome of Uranotaenia lowii strain MFRU-FL chromosome 1, ASM2978415v1, whole genome shotgun sequence, one region includes:
- the LOC129739013 gene encoding allatostatin-A — MRPIKMPLTALSYVAVVLCLACTAYGSDPSDLASNADAGDGSRPVGGQREISPATFQHLLAVRSPKYNFGLGKRKYIIEDVPGKKRLPQYNFGLGKRGSFNLFDYEEEPSWNNLDYAGLVERELQEYADADSDRSTEKRMTGGQRYHFGLGKRARFDFGLGKRGDGEKRIPDRYNFGLGRR, encoded by the exons ATGCGCCCAATCAAAATGCCGCTGACGGCGTTGAGCTACGTGGCCGTGGTCCTCTGTTTGGCCTGTACCGCGTACGGAAGCGACCCGTCAGACCTGGCCAGTAATGCCGACGCCGGTGACGGAAGCCGACCGGTAGGAGGACAGCGGGAGATCTCGCCGGCCACCTTTCAGCACCTGTTGGCAGTCCGCTCGCCGAAGTACAACTTTGGCCTCGGCAAGCGGAAATACATCATCGAAGATGTGCCCGGAAAGAAACGGCTGCCTCAGTACAACTTTGGCTTAGGCAAGCGAGGGAG TTTCAATCTGTTCGACTACGAAGAGGAACCTAGCTGGAATAATTTGGACTATGCCGGACTGGTTGAGCGAGAACTCCAGGAGTATGCCGATGCCGATAGCGATAGATCGACGGAGAAGCGAATGACTG GTGGCCAACGGTATCACTTCGGTTTAGGCAAACGGGCTCGGTTTGATTTTGGACTCGGGAAGCGCGGAGATGGAGAGAAACGGATCCCGGACCGATATAATTTCGGACTGGGTCGCCGTTAG